One genomic segment of Hordeum vulgare subsp. vulgare chromosome 2H, MorexV3_pseudomolecules_assembly, whole genome shotgun sequence includes these proteins:
- the LOC123430638 gene encoding dehydration-responsive element-binding protein 1E-like, whose translation MEWACCGSGYSSSGTQSPAAGDGEEGSYMTVSSAPPKRRAGRTKVRETRHPVYKGVRSRNPGRWVCEVREPQGKQRLWLGTFDTAEMAARAHDVAAMALRGRAACLNFADSPRRLPVPPQGAGHDEIRRAAVEAAELFRPAPGQRNAATVAAATAPPVALGNAELVADSPYYPMDGLESEMQGYLDMAHGMLIEPPPMAWPSTWIEEDYDCEISLWNY comes from the coding sequence ATGGAGTGGGCGTGCTGCGGCAGCGGCTACTCGTCGTCGGGAACGCAGTCCCCGGCGGCCGGCGACGGGGAGGAGGGCTCGTACATGACGGTGTCGTCGGCGCCGCCCAAGCGGCGGGCCGGGAGGACCAAGGTCAGGGAGACGAGGCACCCGGTGTACAAGGGGGTGCGCAGCAGGAACCCCGGGCGGTGGGTCTGCGAGGTGCGCGAGCCGCAAGGGAAGCAGAGGCTATGGCTCGGCACCTTCGACACCGCCGAGATGGCGGCGCGCGCGCACGACGTCGCCGCCATGGCGCTCCGCGGCCGCGCCGCGTGCCTCAACTTCGCGGACTCGCCGCGGAGGCTCCCCGTGCCACCGCAGGGGGCGGGCCACGACGAGATACGACGAGCCGCTGTCGAAGCGGCCGAACTGTTCCGCCCGGCGCCTGGGCAGCGCAATGCAGCTACCGTGGCGGCAGCGACTGCTCCGCCGGTGGCCTTGGGAAACGCCGAGCTCGTCGCAGACTCTCCTTACTACCCCATGGACGGGTTAGAATCCGAAATGCAGGGCTATCTTGACATGGCGCACGGCATGCTCATCGAGCCACCACCAATggcgtggccgtcgacgtggatcGAGGAGGACTACGACTGCGAGATCAGCCTGTGGAACTACTGA